Proteins found in one Erythrobacter sp. KY5 genomic segment:
- a CDS encoding SRPBCC family protein: MRTVLKTVGGLALAAGLAAPAVAEVVEAKEDHFVTRNQAVVEADPKATWLALISPARWWSGEHTWSADAANLTLRPQAGGCFCEKIPEVEDAERITLEGSVEHMRVIQAYPEVALRMVGALGPLQSEPVTGILTIAISEVDEGTRIVWEYNVGGKMRYPLDVIAPAVDGVMTLQLTRLADMLGTVSAPTQAGALPEPSPEPDTDGDAPTTIDPEVVIEGDEPEGPSAVDEAFDDLSATPNAPDMS; encoded by the coding sequence GTGCGCACTGTTCTGAAAACCGTAGGCGGGCTGGCGCTTGCAGCCGGGCTTGCTGCTCCGGCTGTCGCCGAGGTGGTCGAGGCCAAGGAAGATCACTTCGTGACCCGCAATCAGGCGGTGGTCGAAGCCGATCCCAAGGCGACGTGGCTCGCCCTCATCAGCCCGGCGCGCTGGTGGTCGGGTGAGCACACCTGGTCCGCCGATGCCGCAAACCTCACGCTGAGGCCGCAGGCGGGCGGCTGCTTCTGCGAGAAGATCCCCGAGGTCGAAGACGCCGAACGCATCACGCTTGAAGGCAGCGTTGAACATATGCGCGTGATCCAGGCCTACCCGGAAGTCGCGCTTCGCATGGTGGGCGCACTCGGCCCGCTGCAGAGCGAACCGGTGACCGGCATCCTGACCATCGCGATCAGCGAGGTCGATGAGGGCACGCGGATCGTGTGGGAATACAATGTCGGCGGCAAGATGCGCTATCCGCTCGACGTGATCGCGCCTGCGGTTGACGGTGTGATGACGCTCCAGCTGACCCGGCTCGCCGATATGCTCGGCACGGTGAGCGCGCCTACGCAAGCGGGCGCATTGCCTGAACCATCACCCGAACCCGATACCGATGGGGACGCTCCAACCACGATCGATCCCGAAGTCGTCATCGAAGGGGACGAGCCCGAAGGCCCCAGCGCAGTCGATGAGGCGTTCGACGATCTGAGTGCTACCCCGAATGCGCCGGATATGTCGTAA
- the secY gene encoding preprotein translocase subunit SecY, which produces MASRADNIASNLNLGNFAQATELRQRIWFTIGALIVFRFLSFVPLPGINPLALDLLAQQNQGTILDMFNMFTGGALANMSLVALGVMPYITASIVVQMASALHPTLAALKKEGASGRQKLNQYTRYGTVFLCAIQGYFLATGLESYASAQGIEAVINPGYGFRIGAVISLVGGTMFLLWLGEQITSRGIGNGVSLIIMAGIVAQFPTFAMNMFEGGRTGSIAPTIIIGFLLMVVVLILLISFVERAQRRLLIQYPKRATQRGMMQADRSHLPLKLNTAGVIPPIFASSLLLLPLTISSFAGNSVDTTSGFGSTIVWLNQYLAHGQPIYMALYALGIIFFCFFYTAVVFDPEETADNLKRNGGFIPGIRPGKRTADYLEYVLTRITVVGAIYLTLVCVIPEYMIAQTGIPLFLGGTSLLIVVNVTVDTISQVQSHLLAHQYGDLIKKAKLKGRMR; this is translated from the coding sequence ATGGCTTCACGCGCCGACAATATCGCCAGCAACCTGAACCTTGGCAACTTTGCCCAGGCAACAGAATTGCGCCAGCGCATCTGGTTCACGATCGGCGCGCTGATCGTTTTCCGCTTCCTCAGCTTCGTGCCGCTGCCGGGTATCAACCCGCTCGCGCTCGACCTGCTGGCTCAGCAGAACCAGGGCACCATCCTTGACATGTTCAACATGTTCACCGGCGGTGCGCTTGCGAATATGAGCCTCGTCGCGCTGGGCGTGATGCCGTACATCACCGCGTCTATCGTGGTTCAGATGGCATCGGCGCTCCACCCGACGCTCGCCGCTCTCAAGAAAGAGGGCGCGTCCGGGCGTCAGAAGCTTAACCAGTACACTCGCTACGGCACGGTCTTCCTGTGCGCGATCCAGGGCTATTTCCTTGCAACCGGCCTTGAAAGCTATGCCAGTGCGCAGGGCATCGAGGCGGTGATCAATCCCGGTTACGGTTTCCGCATCGGCGCCGTGATCAGCCTTGTCGGCGGCACCATGTTCCTGCTGTGGCTGGGTGAGCAGATCACCAGCCGCGGGATCGGTAACGGCGTCTCGCTCATTATCATGGCTGGTATTGTCGCCCAGTTCCCGACCTTCGCGATGAACATGTTCGAAGGCGGCCGCACCGGCTCGATCGCTCCGACGATCATCATCGGCTTCCTGCTCATGGTCGTGGTGCTCATCCTTCTCATCAGCTTCGTCGAGCGCGCACAGCGCCGCCTGCTGATCCAGTATCCCAAGCGCGCGACACAGCGCGGCATGATGCAGGCGGATCGTTCGCACCTTCCGCTCAAGCTCAACACCGCCGGCGTTATTCCGCCGATCTTCGCCAGCTCGCTGCTGCTGCTGCCACTCACGATCAGTTCGTTCGCGGGCAATTCGGTCGATACCACCAGCGGCTTTGGTTCGACCATCGTGTGGCTCAACCAGTATCTCGCGCATGGTCAGCCAATCTACATGGCGCTCTATGCGCTCGGCATCATCTTCTTCTGTTTCTTCTACACCGCGGTCGTGTTCGACCCGGAAGAGACGGCGGACAACCTCAAGCGCAATGGCGGCTTCATTCCGGGCATCCGTCCGGGCAAGCGGACTGCCGACTATCTTGAGTATGTGCTCACCCGCATCACCGTGGTCGGCGCGATCTACCTGACGCTTGTCTGCGTTATCCCGGAATACATGATCGCCCAGACCGGCATCCCGCTGTTCCTCGGCGGCACCAGTCTGCTGATCGTGGTGAACGTGACGGTCGATACGATCAGTCAGGTCCAGTCGCACCTTCTGGCTCACCAGTACGGCGACCTAATCAAAAAAGCTAAGTTGAAAGGCCGCATGCGCTGA
- a CDS encoding adenylate kinase, producing the protein MNIILLGPPGAGKGTQSAGLVERHGMKQLSTGDMLRAAVKAGTPVGLQAKAVMDRGELVSDEIVSNLIDENLAAMPADQGAIFDGYPRTAAQAGDLDRILEKNGRSLDRVIELEVNVDALVERITGRFSCANCGALYHDTANPPAKEGVCDVCHSTEFKRRPDDNEETVRTRMEEYRAKTAPILPGYEERGIVSRVDGMADIAEVASAIDAILA; encoded by the coding sequence GTGAACATCATTCTTCTTGGCCCTCCGGGCGCGGGCAAGGGCACGCAGAGCGCCGGCCTTGTAGAGCGCCACGGCATGAAACAGCTGTCCACCGGCGACATGCTGCGCGCGGCGGTGAAGGCGGGCACGCCGGTCGGGCTTCAGGCGAAGGCGGTCATGGATCGCGGCGAGCTGGTTTCGGACGAGATCGTCTCGAACCTGATCGACGAGAACCTTGCCGCCATGCCCGCTGATCAGGGCGCGATCTTCGACGGCTATCCGCGCACCGCTGCGCAAGCGGGCGACCTCGACCGCATCCTTGAGAAGAATGGCCGCAGCCTCGACCGCGTGATCGAGCTTGAAGTGAACGTCGACGCTTTGGTCGAACGCATCACGGGCCGCTTCTCCTGCGCAAATTGCGGCGCGCTCTATCACGACACCGCGAACCCGCCTGCGAAAGAGGGTGTGTGCGACGTGTGCCACTCAACCGAGTTCAAGCGCCGCCCTGACGATAACGAGGAAACCGTGCGCACCCGCATGGAGGAATACCGCGCCAAGACCGCGCCGATCCTTCCGGGCTATGAAGAGCGCGGCATCGTCTCGCGCGTCGACGGCATGGCGGATATCGCTGAAGTGGCAAGCGCTATCGACGCAATCCTTGCCTGA